The following proteins come from a genomic window of Streptomyces sp. GS7:
- a CDS encoding DEAD/DEAH box helicase, whose translation MRPTLQARGLKESLLQYLSTTYALSDEGAREALHRFLGDETSGMFRGPFLRIRTPFTAADDGWRKHLEWQREGFTPYAHQALAFARLTSANGHTPQPTLVTTGTGSGKTESFLYPVLDHCRREREAGKTGVKAVFLYPMNALATDQAQRINELLTQNEAELGKLWAGLYIGDRGATRYEKVRTRRSDMQLSPPDVLITNYKMLDLLLQREDDAQLWRGADIRYVVVDEFHTYDGAQGTDVAMLLRRLASAVGVSEKGRPLGPICPVATSATLASGTDDDGVARLLGVATDVFGTEFTAESIVGENRLSVEEFIPLGDVTMQRLPTPDELLALPDPASGDKEAVLDLIEAVTGVRDDDPFLLGENLKRHLFTRAVMQALDGEVKTSPEVLDIMWRAGAAGWSEAVARQPEKAAEALARFVALLSYARDPKSPPGEPRPFVHVEVHQWARSVSRLLRGVLPWPKAEFRWDVAGTADASESDSGRAAPVTTATSGQRANLFLPAVYCRDCGRSGWAVFSPESDDHEVQFDTYRIRRASLGQDKARVRNLIAATEREAREGSGAAPMAAGGRGTNGASGGQGAGGVLMVLDGAHKRLRVPDPLNDYDKDTKDPRLTARDSAFVLVHFGGTVANTAAREDWCPACGERNAIRYLGTGSAAMAAASITQLFTGGELNKKLHEDKTLMFNDSVQDAAHRAGFVANRSYTFSLRALLAKHLRHEEPTALNDLIANVVEATTDKDTLAAVVPPDLHVYKGVEKLLSGEGRGGGLPVWRLIGQRLAFEALMEFGFRSRNGRTLELTRTAAAQVRLDDPAAVVALVRRVHEECVRDGVPLIAQEDARYLAFVRIFLERLRTRGAVAHKWLDKYVDEAGVSRYFIWGKRARGMRAFPKRVAAPVFLLNGPKNGSEFDFAAGRLSWYERWAGRCLELPREMAPEFWARLLPELAALGLLSVRTPRDTSLRVYGLKPGNIEAQLLDDEQVRHAYVRCPVCFWEQTVHPSLLSQWHEQPCPSYRCRRGRLVAGDRPEGLGIHHRDRDYTKDYYRRLYRGAGTYQVVTAEHTGMLTRPQREEVEKAFKRREGFKDPNVLSCTPTLEMGIDIGDLSAVVLAALPRRAASYAQQVGRAGRRTGNAFLLTIPDRRRRDLYFLERPRDLIAGTIVPPGCYLSAVEILRRQYLAHLLDLAAAGRLVRADGVVLRAMPHKAPRLFGPSGYLTDLVELAIAQGAELADGFLELFPTGVSDEAQQDLRTYATHDLRSDVEEAEREWFRSQEALRARLKEIDEAHGELHESDPDQARQKAELDAERRGVGRRLMNLGDTPSQTALCDLGLLPNYALIDSTTVLSATLYGESESDPTKYTSDTYSYERPRRIALEELAPGNTFYVNGYKHQISGLEIATGGQQEWRTWRICPGCGYVRTEDAAEDRSPCPRCKTAHIADDGSCLFQIVEPATVTSRDKREDAHIRDDKDDRDRRFYAVVDAVDIPVEEIERGKSWRHDHQTFGVDYCRSAMIRRINVGPVRYDAPARDDFAGHLVRLNPFHVCTACGAASADGQPVITHDTDELDSLAARSGRLKHHRPWCPLRRGKKTDAREEPVLLAHTLRTEALRVLLPAATADVDAKVHSFRAALRLGVDLHYGGDPQHLATTVASMPDTDSGERRWFLVLFDSLPGGTGYLDRLTDPVAFRDTLMKAYELLKECPCAEERRRACHRCLHRYTPEFFQDIVSRQFAVTMLESLLFKGDGSDGWEWSEVDHTGLVGLDAQVESDLEARFLAALREWVKVTGDASLDEDGHASGHLRFTTAPGGDGDSGMMHWRLTAQQRLAGTVSDFTFTRVDGPTQSVKVYLEGFRFHASREHNEIAADADKRTRLRADGETVFQITWADIDLFEQRPTRVKPVWPPYRGTAQEQAKTAYEQYGGQRAHFAPAVFANPIDTLIAYLRDPDAERWARRAQALVTGLTAQPGTTPVVATGRRSELVAALREELATFTAADRHDQPLVPDAAGIGPVHVFRSQDDAGLPIVFALDAADPQNLKWTALTVLDDSEAVLDTDEHKQRWRSWLYWTNLTQFLSRAGGDGVQLAASKAADFEAEVLAVCGGLGELDSLIGALAPAPTASELPAAVVEPVDPDPDYDSAAEAAVAQALRDALWDEEILDILHDDPDEAPELLRLAEMLADRGKKAPVFGYELGTSRWPADFAWHTHGVKVAVVAAHHGTDDDEAQRRDAAYTKDGWTVHTAAEWLDHLGELLATLPDTHDTEEGTAR comes from the coding sequence GTGAGGCCGACGCTTCAGGCACGGGGGCTCAAGGAGAGCCTGCTGCAGTACTTGTCGACGACGTATGCACTCAGCGACGAGGGCGCGCGGGAAGCACTGCACCGATTCCTCGGGGACGAGACGTCGGGCATGTTCCGGGGCCCGTTCCTCCGGATCCGTACGCCCTTCACTGCGGCCGATGACGGGTGGCGGAAGCACCTGGAATGGCAGCGTGAGGGCTTCACCCCGTACGCGCACCAGGCACTGGCGTTCGCGCGGCTGACCTCCGCGAACGGGCACACACCGCAGCCGACCCTCGTCACCACGGGCACGGGTTCGGGCAAGACGGAATCGTTCCTCTACCCGGTGCTGGATCACTGCCGCCGGGAGCGGGAGGCGGGGAAGACCGGCGTCAAGGCGGTGTTCCTGTACCCGATGAACGCCCTCGCGACCGACCAGGCGCAGCGCATCAACGAGCTGCTCACGCAGAACGAGGCGGAGCTCGGCAAGCTGTGGGCGGGGCTGTACATCGGGGACCGGGGAGCGACGCGGTACGAGAAGGTGCGTACGCGGCGGTCGGACATGCAGTTGTCGCCGCCGGACGTCCTGATCACGAACTACAAGATGCTGGACCTGCTGTTGCAGCGTGAGGACGACGCGCAGCTGTGGCGGGGGGCGGACATCCGGTACGTCGTGGTGGATGAGTTCCACACGTACGACGGTGCGCAGGGCACTGACGTGGCGATGCTGCTGCGGCGGCTGGCGTCTGCGGTCGGGGTGTCGGAGAAGGGGCGTCCGCTCGGGCCGATCTGCCCGGTGGCGACCTCGGCGACACTCGCATCAGGCACGGACGACGATGGTGTGGCACGCCTGCTGGGTGTCGCGACGGACGTGTTCGGCACGGAGTTCACGGCGGAGTCGATCGTCGGGGAGAACCGGCTGTCGGTGGAGGAGTTCATCCCGCTGGGCGATGTGACGATGCAGAGGCTGCCAACGCCGGACGAACTGCTCGCGCTGCCCGATCCCGCCTCCGGTGACAAGGAGGCGGTGCTCGATCTCATCGAGGCCGTTACCGGCGTACGTGACGACGATCCGTTCCTCCTGGGCGAGAACCTGAAGCGCCATCTGTTCACCCGGGCGGTGATGCAGGCGCTGGACGGTGAGGTGAAGACCAGCCCCGAAGTGCTGGACATCATGTGGCGGGCGGGTGCGGCCGGCTGGTCGGAGGCGGTGGCGCGGCAGCCGGAGAAGGCGGCCGAGGCGCTGGCCCGGTTCGTGGCGCTGCTGTCATACGCCCGTGATCCGAAGTCGCCGCCGGGGGAGCCGCGACCGTTCGTGCACGTCGAAGTGCACCAGTGGGCGCGGTCGGTGTCCCGTCTGCTGCGTGGTGTCCTGCCGTGGCCGAAGGCGGAGTTCCGCTGGGACGTGGCTGGAACGGCGGACGCGAGCGAATCGGACAGCGGGCGCGCGGCGCCGGTGACCACGGCCACGTCCGGGCAGCGCGCCAACCTCTTCCTGCCGGCCGTGTACTGCCGTGACTGCGGGCGGTCGGGCTGGGCGGTGTTCTCGCCGGAGAGCGATGACCATGAGGTGCAGTTCGACACGTACCGGATCCGGCGTGCCTCGCTCGGCCAGGACAAGGCGCGGGTTCGGAACCTGATCGCGGCGACCGAGCGGGAGGCGCGCGAGGGCTCCGGGGCGGCACCGATGGCAGCCGGCGGCCGGGGCACCAACGGAGCCTCGGGCGGGCAGGGCGCGGGCGGCGTGCTGATGGTGCTGGACGGCGCACACAAGCGGCTCCGGGTCCCCGACCCCCTGAACGACTATGACAAGGACACCAAGGATCCGCGGCTGACGGCCCGCGACTCGGCGTTCGTACTGGTCCACTTCGGTGGCACGGTGGCCAACACCGCCGCACGGGAAGACTGGTGCCCGGCGTGCGGCGAGCGCAACGCGATCCGCTACCTAGGCACCGGGTCGGCCGCGATGGCTGCGGCATCGATCACGCAACTGTTCACCGGTGGGGAGCTCAACAAGAAGCTTCACGAGGACAAGACTCTGATGTTCAACGACTCGGTGCAGGATGCCGCGCACCGGGCCGGGTTCGTCGCCAACCGTTCGTACACCTTCTCGCTGCGCGCCCTGCTCGCCAAACATCTGAGGCACGAGGAGCCGACGGCGCTCAATGATCTGATAGCGAACGTGGTCGAAGCCACCACGGACAAGGACACGTTGGCCGCGGTCGTACCGCCGGACCTGCACGTCTACAAGGGTGTTGAGAAGCTGCTGTCCGGCGAGGGGCGTGGCGGCGGCCTGCCTGTGTGGCGGCTGATCGGGCAGCGGCTCGCCTTCGAGGCGCTGATGGAGTTCGGGTTCCGCTCTCGCAACGGACGCACGCTGGAGTTGACCCGCACCGCCGCCGCGCAGGTGCGCCTTGATGATCCGGCGGCGGTCGTGGCGTTGGTCCGGCGGGTCCATGAGGAGTGCGTACGGGACGGGGTCCCGCTGATCGCGCAGGAAGACGCGCGCTATCTGGCCTTCGTGCGGATCTTCTTGGAGCGGTTGCGTACGAGGGGTGCGGTCGCCCACAAGTGGCTGGACAAGTACGTTGATGAGGCGGGCGTCAGCCGGTACTTCATCTGGGGCAAGCGGGCGCGGGGCATGCGTGCGTTCCCCAAGCGGGTCGCCGCCCCGGTGTTCTTGCTGAACGGGCCCAAGAATGGCAGCGAGTTCGACTTCGCCGCTGGACGGCTGTCCTGGTACGAACGGTGGGCGGGGCGCTGCCTGGAGCTGCCGCGTGAGATGGCGCCGGAGTTCTGGGCGCGGCTGCTGCCCGAACTGGCCGCGCTGGGGCTGCTGTCGGTGCGCACGCCGCGCGATACGTCGCTGCGCGTGTACGGGCTCAAGCCGGGCAACATCGAGGCGCAGCTCCTGGACGACGAGCAGGTGCGGCACGCGTACGTGCGCTGCCCGGTGTGCTTCTGGGAGCAGACGGTCCATCCGTCGCTGCTGAGCCAGTGGCACGAGCAGCCCTGCCCGTCCTACCGGTGCCGCCGGGGCCGCCTGGTCGCGGGGGACCGGCCCGAGGGGCTCGGGATACACCACCGTGACCGCGACTACACCAAGGACTACTACCGGCGTCTGTACCGGGGTGCGGGCACCTATCAGGTGGTCACCGCCGAGCACACCGGCATGCTCACCCGTCCGCAGCGTGAGGAGGTGGAGAAGGCATTCAAGCGGCGTGAGGGATTCAAGGACCCGAATGTGCTGTCCTGCACGCCGACGCTGGAGATGGGCATCGACATTGGTGACCTGTCGGCGGTGGTGCTGGCCGCGCTGCCTCGTCGCGCTGCCTCGTACGCCCAGCAGGTCGGGCGGGCCGGCCGCCGTACCGGCAACGCGTTCTTGCTGACGATCCCGGACCGCAGGCGTCGGGACCTGTACTTCCTGGAGCGCCCCAGGGACCTGATCGCGGGCACAATCGTGCCGCCGGGCTGCTATCTGTCGGCTGTCGAGATCCTGCGCCGCCAGTACCTGGCCCATCTGCTGGACCTGGCCGCCGCCGGGCGTCTGGTGCGCGCGGACGGTGTCGTGCTGCGCGCGATGCCGCACAAGGCGCCGCGCCTGTTCGGGCCGTCGGGCTACCTGACGGACCTGGTGGAACTGGCCATCGCCCAGGGTGCGGAACTCGCGGACGGATTCCTGGAGTTGTTCCCCACCGGTGTGAGCGACGAGGCCCAGCAGGACCTGCGGACGTACGCCACGCACGATCTGCGCAGTGATGTCGAGGAGGCCGAGCGGGAGTGGTTCCGCAGCCAGGAGGCACTGCGGGCGCGACTGAAGGAGATCGACGAGGCCCACGGCGAACTGCACGAGTCCGACCCAGACCAGGCACGGCAGAAGGCGGAGCTGGACGCCGAGCGGCGCGGTGTCGGGCGCAGGCTGATGAACCTGGGCGATACCCCGTCACAGACCGCGCTGTGCGACCTCGGGCTGTTGCCGAACTACGCGCTGATCGACTCCACGACCGTCCTGTCGGCCACGCTCTACGGCGAGAGTGAGTCCGACCCCACGAAGTACACCTCCGACACCTACTCCTACGAACGGCCCCGCCGTATCGCGCTTGAGGAACTGGCCCCCGGCAACACCTTCTACGTCAACGGCTACAAGCACCAGATCAGCGGCCTGGAGATCGCCACCGGCGGCCAGCAGGAATGGCGGACCTGGCGAATCTGCCCCGGCTGCGGCTACGTCCGCACCGAGGACGCCGCCGAGGACCGTTCACCGTGCCCGCGCTGCAAGACCGCGCACATCGCGGACGACGGCTCCTGCCTGTTCCAGATCGTTGAACCCGCCACCGTCACCTCGCGCGACAAGCGGGAGGACGCCCACATCCGTGACGACAAGGACGACCGCGACCGCCGCTTCTACGCGGTCGTGGACGCCGTCGACATCCCCGTCGAGGAGATCGAGCGCGGCAAGTCGTGGCGGCACGACCACCAGACGTTCGGCGTCGACTACTGCCGCAGCGCCATGATCCGGCGGATCAACGTCGGACCGGTCCGCTACGACGCCCCGGCCCGCGACGACTTCGCCGGCCACCTGGTGAGGCTCAACCCGTTCCACGTGTGCACGGCATGCGGCGCGGCCAGCGCCGACGGCCAACCCGTCATCACCCACGACACCGACGAACTGGACTCCCTGGCCGCCCGCAGCGGACGCCTCAAGCACCACCGCCCCTGGTGCCCGCTGCGCCGTGGCAAGAAGACCGACGCCCGCGAGGAGCCGGTGCTGCTGGCCCACACGCTGCGGACCGAGGCACTGCGGGTGCTGCTCCCGGCCGCCACCGCGGACGTCGACGCCAAGGTGCACTCCTTCCGGGCCGCGCTGCGGCTCGGTGTGGACCTGCACTATGGCGGGGACCCGCAGCATCTGGCCACCACGGTGGCGTCCATGCCGGACACGGACAGCGGGGAGCGCCGCTGGTTCCTGGTTCTCTTCGACTCTCTGCCCGGCGGCACCGGCTACCTGGACCGGCTCACCGACCCGGTCGCCTTCCGCGACACGTTGATGAAGGCATACGAGCTGCTGAAGGAGTGCCCGTGCGCCGAGGAGCGGCGCCGGGCCTGCCACCGCTGCCTGCACCGTTACACCCCGGAGTTTTTCCAGGACATCGTCTCGCGCCAGTTCGCTGTGACCATGCTGGAATCCCTGTTGTTCAAGGGGGACGGTTCGGACGGCTGGGAGTGGAGCGAGGTCGACCACACTGGATTGGTCGGGTTGGACGCCCAGGTGGAGTCCGATCTGGAGGCGCGTTTCCTGGCCGCCCTGCGGGAGTGGGTGAAGGTCACCGGTGACGCGTCTCTGGACGAGGACGGCCACGCCAGCGGGCATCTCCGCTTCACCACTGCCCCCGGCGGGGACGGGGACTCCGGAATGATGCACTGGCGGCTGACCGCACAGCAGCGGCTGGCGGGCACGGTCAGCGATTTCACCTTCACCCGCGTCGACGGCCCCACGCAGAGCGTCAAGGTCTACCTGGAAGGGTTCCGCTTCCACGCCAGCCGCGAGCACAACGAGATCGCCGCTGACGCGGACAAGCGCACCCGGCTACGCGCGGACGGGGAGACCGTCTTCCAGATCACCTGGGCCGACATCGACCTGTTCGAGCAGCGCCCTACCCGCGTGAAGCCCGTCTGGCCGCCCTACCGGGGCACCGCGCAGGAGCAGGCCAAGACCGCGTACGAACAGTACGGCGGGCAACGCGCACACTTCGCCCCGGCTGTCTTCGCCAACCCGATCGACACGCTGATCGCCTACCTGCGCGACCCCGACGCCGAGCGGTGGGCTCGCCGGGCCCAGGCACTGGTCACCGGGCTGACCGCCCAGCCGGGCACGACCCCGGTCGTCGCGACGGGCCGCCGTAGCGAACTCGTTGCTGCCCTGCGCGAGGAGCTGGCCACCTTCACCGCCGCCGATCGCCACGACCAACCCCTCGTGCCGGACGCGGCCGGCATCGGCCCCGTTCACGTCTTCCGCAGCCAGGACGACGCGGGCCTGCCGATCGTGTTCGCCCTGGATGCCGCCGACCCCCAGAACCTGAAGTGGACGGCGCTCACCGTCCTCGACGACAGTGAAGCCGTCCTGGACACCGACGAGCACAAACAGCGCTGGCGATCCTGGCTGTACTGGACCAACCTCACCCAGTTCCTGTCCCGGGCCGGCGGGGATGGTGTCCAGCTCGCGGCCAGCAAGGCCGCCGATTTCGAGGCCGAAGTCCTCGCCGTATGCGGCGGACTCGGCGAACTCGACTCCCTCATCGGTGCCCTGGCCCCCGCCCCCACCGCATCCGAGCTGCCCGCGGCCGTGGTCGAACCCGTCGACCCGGACCCGGACTACGACTCGGCCGCCGAAGCCGCCGTGGCCCAGGCCCTGCGCGACGCACTGTGGGACGAGGAGATCCTGGACATCCTCCACGACGACCCTGACGAAGCACCCGAGTTGCTCCGTCTCGCTGAGATGCTCGCCGACCGCGGCAAGAAGGCGCCCGTCTTCGGCTACGAACTGGGCACCAGCCGGTGGCCGGCCGACTTCGCCTGGCACACCCACGGCGTCAAGGTCGCCGTGGTCGCCGCCCACCATGGCACGGACGACGACGAGGCCCAGCGACGCGACGCCGCCTACACCAAGGACGGCTGGACGGTCCACACCGCCGCCGAGTGGCTCGACCACCTCGGCGAACTGCTCGCCACGCTCCCCGACACGCACGACACGGAAGAAGGCACCGCCCGATGA